The Streptomyces sp. NBC_00659 genomic interval TGCGGGCCGGACTCCTCGGACACCAGTTGCCGGGCCCGCTCCACGAACAGCCGCGCATGGGACGGGAGCCGCTTCCCGGCTCGCCAGGCCAGTTGCGTCCAAAGCGTGAACGGCGGCTCCCAGTCCAGCCGTACGAGCTCGCCCCGCTCCAGTTCAGCGGCGACCGTCACCTCGGGCAGCAACGCGATCCCGAGGCCGGCCGCCGCTGCCCGTTTGGTCGCCTCGATCGTGCCGAACTCCGTGAAGTCGACGGGAGAGGCTTCCGGGGTGCGGGAGTTGAGCTCCCGCTCGAACAAGTCCCGGTAGGCGCAGCCGGGTTCGGTGGCGAGCAGGGAGTGGCCGGTGAGGTCGGCGGTGGCCGGTGCCGTGCCGGCGAGCGGATGACCGGGTGCGGCGACCAGCACGAGGGGTTCCTCCGCGAGCACCGCGACCTCCAGACCCGCGTGCTCGGTGTCCTCCTCCATCAGGAAGCCGACGTCGTACGTGCCCTGGTGCAGCGCCCGGCGGGTCTCGTCGCCGATGGTCGTGCGCAGCGACAGCCGCACCCCGGGATGGCGGTGGTGGAAGAACTCCAGGAGCGGCAGCAGCCGGTAGGAGGTGAGGGACTCCATCGTGCCGACGGTGAGCGCGCCGGAGGGCTCCTCGGCGCCGACGACCGCGGCCCGCGCCTCCTCCGTCAGCTCGATGATCTGCCGGGCGTAGGGCAGCAGCCGTTCGCCCGCCTCGGTCAGCCGGATCCTGCTGCCCAGCCGGTCGAAGAGTTCCGTGCCGAGCGAGGATTCCAGGGCGCGGATCTGGCCGGTCACACTGGACTGCGCGTACGCCAGCTCGGCCGCGGCCCGGGTGAAGCTCAGCACGGTCGCGACCTTCTCGAAGGTCACCAGCAGGCGCAGTTCCATCTCAGGACTCTTCGTCGGACCTGTTCTGCTCCTCGCGCCGCTTCAGCTCCTCCTCGCGGCGCCGCAGGTCGGTCTCCCAGTCCTTCAGGAGGGACTCGTCCTTGCGGTTCTCGGCCTTGAGCGAGTTGAGGAACTCGGGGTTGTCGTCGGGCGCGACGAACTCCGTGCGGTGGTTGCGGTGCCACTCTGAGGGCGTGGAGCCGCCTGTCGGACCCCGGCGGTTGCGGCCCGCGACCAGCCAGGCGACCGGACCGACCAGCACCTCGCCGAAGAGCAGGATGATGATGACCCAGACCACCTTGGGCAGGCCTCTGACCTCCTCCTCCGGCGTGTTCAGGCAGTCGATGAAGGCGTAGATCCACAGCGCCAGGACCAGCAGGAAGGGCAGATACCTGAGCATGGCCGAACGATCCCCCAGTGAGCGACGGCGGGGCGGCACGGGCCCCCCGGTGACGGGCACAGGGTAGCGGGTGGCCGATACTTGGACACATGGCTTACGACGATCTTCGCTCCCTGCTCAGGGCGCTGGAGCGCGAGGGAGACCTCAAGCGCATCAAGGCCGAGGTGGATCCGTACCTGGAGGTCGGGGAGATCGTCGACCGGGTGCAGAAGGCGGGCGGCCCCGCGCTGCTGTTCGAGAACGTGCGCGGGTCGGCGATGCCGCTCGCGATGAACGTCTTCGGCACCGACCGGCGACTGCTCAAGGCCCTCGGCCTGAAGTCGTACGCCGAGATCTCCGAGAAGATCGGCGGACTGCTCCGGCCGGAGCTGCCGCACGGCTTCGTGGGAGTGCGCGAGGCCTTCGGGAAGCTCGGCGCGATGGCGCACGTCCCGCCGAAGAAGGTCAAGGACGCGCCGGTGCAGGAAGTGGTGCTGCGCGGCGAGGACGTCGACCTCGACGCCCTGCCCGCCCTGTTCACCTGGCCCGACGACGGCGGCTCCTTCTTCAACCTGGGCCTCACCCACACCAAGGACCCCGAGTCCGGCATCCGCAACCTCGGTCTGTACCGCCTCCAGCGCCACGACAAGCGCACCATCGGCATGCACTGGCAGATCCACAAGGACAGCCGGAACCACTACCA includes:
- a CDS encoding LysR family transcriptional regulator; the encoded protein is MELRLLVTFEKVATVLSFTRAAAELAYAQSSVTGQIRALESSLGTELFDRLGSRIRLTEAGERLLPYARQIIELTEEARAAVVGAEEPSGALTVGTMESLTSYRLLPLLEFFHHRHPGVRLSLRTTIGDETRRALHQGTYDVGFLMEEDTEHAGLEVAVLAEEPLVLVAAPGHPLAGTAPATADLTGHSLLATEPGCAYRDLFERELNSRTPEASPVDFTEFGTIEATKRAAAAGLGIALLPEVTVAAELERGELVRLDWEPPFTLWTQLAWRAGKRLPSHARLFVERARQLVSEESGPQG
- a CDS encoding PLD nuclease N-terminal domain-containing protein, giving the protein MLRYLPFLLVLALWIYAFIDCLNTPEEEVRGLPKVVWVIIILLFGEVLVGPVAWLVAGRNRRGPTGGSTPSEWHRNHRTEFVAPDDNPEFLNSLKAENRKDESLLKDWETDLRRREEELKRREEQNRSDEES